In the genome of Salvelinus sp. IW2-2015 unplaced genomic scaffold, ASM291031v2 Un_scaffold7622, whole genome shotgun sequence, one region contains:
- the LOC139027124 gene encoding nascent polypeptide-associated complex subunit alpha, muscle-specific form-like, giving the protein MFPAVPLNLPPRTSPSAASPQDAAFSSQPKDQPSAARPQDSPSPTSPRTARPQPAPGPARSANSPQDQPSEPAPRTAATAPATGPARQQPAPGPAVSKSAPGTSPSVSQPQNRKPVMRQPQDRSSGQQPAPRTSQSAARPRDPPGQQPSPKVPASRSQPQVAARQPTRPGRSPVKTTQPPGPSAARSQPRTSPSAAKPRTSPSAVSPRTSPSACQPQTSPVSSPAQGPAPSATQAPGPASQAANRQTSSRSKPSPRDQPVSAKPQTAVSKPAQDQPISSQPQEPARQQPAQTSPSAPAPRDQPVKQPAPGTSPSATSPRTQAKFSSQPPGRQPRQQTKPQDQPVSNQPPGPAPTAASAQDSPSAASPRTSRISSQPQDQSRIKQPAFRPARQQPAPGPAPSAPSPGPASQQQPQDQPVSNTQPQDQASQQLSPRTSPVSNQPKDQPVSKRQPQESPVQQPAPGPARQQPSAQDSPSAASARTPPVPASSSPGPARQHNQTPGRSPSANQPQEPADSSQPQDQPVSSQPRTSPSQQFSPGPAHQQPSLRPRPVSKPAPGPARSKLQPQDQPSQQPTPRTSPYSNQPHGPAQSQPAPGPAASATSPRTQSHQPAQPQHQPRQQPAPRDQPVTQPAQDPASQQPARGPAQQPAPGPASQAASPAGPRPSATSPRGPASPAAQAPGPGPVSNHPQVPSPVSKTSPGPADAASPGPAPSASPPQGPARQSVKPQERRSPSAASPQTSPSASQAPGPARQQPAQDQPVSSQPQDPAVSTSPRTKPVRQPSPQDAARAEPAARTSRQQPAPGLEPSAASPQDQPRSQRQPRTQAVSSQPPGPAPYRNQPPGPASSASRPKDTRQQPAQDQPVSMPAPGRSPFSNQPQDSPRATSRTAVSSQPSRPARSARQPQERHPAAAKPQDQPRHSPAQDQPVSKPARGSARFIRFRLPKENGRKPRRQRAN; this is encoded by the exons ATGTTCCCGGCCGTGCCGCTGAATCTC CCCCctaggaccagcccgtcagccgCCAGCCCTCAGGACGCAGCCTTCAGCAGCCAGCCCAAGGACCAGCCGTCAGCAGCCAGGCCCCAGGACAGCCCATCACCAACCAGCCCCAGGACAGCCCGTccgcagccagccccaggaccagcccgttcAGCAAACAGCCCCCAGGACCAGCCGTCAGAACCAGCGCCCAGGACAGCCGCGACAGCACCAGCcacaggaccagcccgtcagcagccagcccccgGACCAGCCGTCAGCAAGTCAGCCCCAGGGACCAGCCCATCAGTCAGCCAGCCTCAGAACCGCAAGCCCGTCATGCGCCAGCCCCAGGACCGCAGCTCCGGTCAGCAACCAGCGCCCAGGACCAGCCAGTCAGCAGCCCGCCCCAGGGACCCGCCCGGTCAGCAACCCAGCCCCAAGGTACCAGCCAGTCGCAGCCAGCCGCAGGTAGCAGCCCGTCAGCCAACCAGACCCGGACGCAGCCCCGTCAAGACAACGCAGCCCCCAGGACCAAGCGCCGCCcgcagccagcccaggaccagcccgtcagcagccaagcccaggaccagcccgtcagcagtcagccccaggaccagcccatcagcatgCCAGCCTCAGACCAGCCCCGTCAGCAGCCCCGCCCAAGGACCAGCACCGTCAGCAACccaagccccaggaccagccagtCAGGCAGCCAACCGCCAGACCAGCTCCCGTAGCAAACCCAGCCCCAGGGACCAGCCAGTCAGCGCCAAGCCCCAGACAGCCGTCAGCAaaccagcccaggaccagcccatcagcagccagcctcaagaaccagcccgtcagcagccagcccagaCCAGCCCGTCAGCACCAGCCCCCAGGGACCAGCCCGTCAAGCAGCCAGCCCCAGgcaccagcccgtcagcaaccagccccaggacGCAGGCCAAGTTCAGCAGCCAGCCGCCAGGACGCCAGCCGCGTCAGCAAAccaagccccaggaccagcccgtcagcaaccagccccCAGGGCCAGCCCCGACAGCAGCCAGCGCACAGGacagcccgtcagcagccagcccgAGGACCAGCCGCATCAGCAGTCAGCCGCAGGACCAAAGCCGCATAAAGCAGCCAGCCTTcagaccagcccgtcagcagccagcaCCAGGACCAGCGCCGTCAGCACccagcccaggaccagccagtcagcagcagccccaggaccagcccgtcagcaacacccagccccaggaccaggccAGTCAGCagctcagccccaggaccagcccggtCAGCAACCAGCCcaaggaccagcccgtcagcaaacGTCAGCCCCAGGAGAGCCCCgttcagcagccagccccaggaccagcccgtcagcaacccaGCGCCCAGGacagcccgtcagcagccagcgCCAGGACCCCGCCAGTCCCAGCAAgctccagcccaggaccagcccgtcagcacaACCAGACCCCGGGACGCAGCCCGTCAGCCAACCAGCCCCAGGAACCAGCCGACAGCAGCCAGCcacaggaccagcccgtcagcagccagccccggACCAGCCCGTCACAGCAGTtcagcccaggaccagcccatcagcagccgAGCCTCAGACCCAGGCCCGTCAGcaagccagccccaggaccagcccgtagCAAACtgcagccccaggaccagcccagtCAGCAGCCAACGCCAAGGACCAGCCCGTACAGCAACCAGCCCCACGGACCAGCTCAGTCACAGCCAGCCCCCGGACCAGCCGcgtcagcaaccagccccaggacccAGTCCCATCAGCCAGCCCAGCCTCAGCACCAGccccgtcagcagccagcccccaGGGACCAGCCGGTCACGCAACCAGCCCAGGACCCAgccagtcagcagccagcccGAGGACCAGCTCAGCAACCCGCCCCAGGACCAGCCAGTCAAGCAGCCAGCCCCGCAGGACCccgcccgtcagcaaccagccccaggGGACCAGCCAGTCCAGCAGCCCAGGCCCCAGGACCAGGCCCCGTCAGCAACCATCCCCAGGTACCAAGTCCCGTCAGCAAaaccagcccaggaccagccgacgcagccagcccaggaccagccccGTCCGCAAGCCCGCCCCAAGGACCAGCCCGTCAGTCAGTCAAGCCCCAGGAACGCCGGTCCCCATCAGCAGCCAGCCCTCAGACCAGCCCGTCAGCCAGccaagccccaggaccagcccgtcagcaaccagcccaggaccagccagtcagcagccagccccaggacccagCCGTCAGCACCAGCCCCAGGACCAAGCCAGTCAGGCAGCCCAGCCCGCAGGACGCAGCCCGTGCAGAACCAGCCGCCAGGACCAGccgtcagcaaccagccccaggactcgagccgtcagcagccagcccccaGGACCAGCCCCGTAGtcaacgccagcccaggacccaagccgtcagcagccagcccccaGGACCAGCCCCGTACAGGAACCAGCCCCCAGGACCAGCCAGTTCAGCAAGCCGCCCCAAGGACacccgtcagcaaccagcccaggaccagccagTCAGCATGCCAGCCCCAGGACGCAGCCCGttcagcaaccagccccaggacAGCCCGCGTGCAACCAGCCGGACcgccgtcagcagccagccctcCAGACCAGCCCGTTCAGCACGACAGCCCCAGGAACGGCATCCGGCAGCAGccaagccccaggaccagccgcGTCACAGtccagcccaggaccagcccgtcagcaagcCAGCCCGAGgatcagcca GATTTATCCGCTTTCGGCTACCCAAAGAAAACGGACGCAAGCCTCGGCGTCAGAGAGCCAACG